Proteins from one Kwoniella shivajii chromosome 1, complete sequence genomic window:
- a CDS encoding adenylate kinase: MASAAGSGSELEYLKTLVNQLQDKIHQLEKSTSSSVSSAVDTAKAAVGLGAPKDAPRMVLIGPPGAGKGTQAPNISSKYCICHLATGDMLRSQVSRQTELGKAAKKIMDQGGLVSDEIMVGMIKEELSKNAECKNGFILDGFPRTVPQASKLDAMLTEAKQAIDHAIELKIPDALLISRITGRLVHPASGRSYHREFNPPKKPMTDDQTGEPLIQRSDDNVETLKKRLTTYHAQTGPVVDYYKKTGVWTPVDAAQSPKLVWASVSKILEGTKDGKTVRA; the protein is encoded by the exons ATGGCATCTGCAGCAGGTTCAGGTTCGGAGCTTGAGTATCTCAAGACATTGGTTaaccaa CTCCAAGATAAAATTCACCAACTTgaaaaatcaacttcttcatctgtgtCTTCAGCTGTCGATACTGCCAAAGCTGCAGTTGGTTTAGGTGCACCCAAAGATGCTCCTCGAATGGTCTTGATTGGTCCACCCGGTGCTG GAAAAGGTACACAAGCACCTAACATCTCATCTAAATACTGTATTTGTCATTTGGCTACTGGAGATATGCTCAGATCTCAAGTTTCCAGACAGACTGAATTAGGTAAAGCGGCTAAAAAAATCATGGATCAAGGTGGTTTGGTCAGTGATGAAATTATGGTCGGTATGATCAAAGAGGAATTAAGTAAAAATGCTGAATGTAAGAACGG ATTCATCCTTGATGGATTCCCTCGAACAGTTCCCCAAGCTTCAAAACTCGATGCAATGTTAACAGAAGCCAAACAAGCCATTGATCACGCTATCGAACTTAAGATTCCGGATGCTCTTTTGATCTCAAGAATCACAGGTAGATTGGTACATCCCGCTTCAGGAAGAAGTTACCACAGGGAGT TCAACCCACCCAAGAAACCAATGACCGACGACCAAACCGGGGAACCTTTGATCCAAAGATCAGACGATAACGTCGAGAcactcaagaagagattaaCGACTTATCACGCTCAAACTGGTCCCGTAGTTGACTATTACAAGAAAACAGGTGTTTGGACCCCTGTAGATGCTGCTCAATCACCTAAATTAGTTTGGGCATCAGTTAGCAAAATTCTCGAAGGCACTAAAGATGGTAAAACCGTTAGAGCCTAA
- a CDS encoding V-type proton ATPase proteolipid subunit, whose amino-acid sequence MSTVAELCPVYAPFFGAMGCTSAIVFTCIGAAYGTAKSGVGISAMAVLRPDLMMKCAIPVVMAGIIGIYGLVVSVLITGGLASPMPLYTGFIQLGAGLSVGLAGLAAGFAIGIVGDAGVRGTAQQPRLFVGMILILIFAEVLGLYGLIVALILNTNAGVTYTCPVPQ is encoded by the exons ATGTCTACCGTCGCCGAGCTCTGTCCAGTCTACGCTCCCTTCTTCGGAGCAATGGGATGTACATCCGCCATTGTCTTCACCTGTATCGGTGCTGC CTACGGTACCGCTAAATCAGGTGTCGGAATCTCTGCCATGGCTGTTCTCAGACCTGATCTCATGATGAAATGTGCTATTCCTGTCGTTATGGCTGGTATCATTGGTATC TATGGTCTCGTCGTATCAGTTTTAATTACTGGTGGTC TCGCTTCCCCCATGCCTTTATACACTGGATTTATTCAACTAGGTGCTGGACTTTCAGTCGGTCTCGCCGGTCTCGCTGCCGGTTTCGCCATCGGTATCGTCGGTGATGCTGGTGTCAGAGGTACTGCTCAACAACCTAGATTATTCGTTGGTATG ATTCTTATCCTCATTTTCGCCGAAGTCTTGGGTCTTTACGGCTTGATCGTAGCTTTGATTCTTAACACCAACGCCGGTGTCACCTACACT TGTCCTGTGCCCCAGTAA